A stretch of the Aegilops tauschii subsp. strangulata cultivar AL8/78 chromosome 4, Aet v6.0, whole genome shotgun sequence genome encodes the following:
- the LOC109737805 gene encoding uncharacterized protein — MRPSSTYSTEIRSGEVRLGLGTFDTAHEAMRQRAQELAPPPRLITDEDCHKNWRRERRLSLTEMNEQAMALWCQRFPQDVINEQQLFVERRAKREERRVE, encoded by the coding sequence ATGCGCCCGTCCAGCACCTACTCTACCGAGATTCGGTCCGGTGAAGTGCGCCTCGGCCTTGGCACCTTCGACACCGCCCACGAGGCGATGCGGCAGCGGGCGCAGGAGTTGGCGCCTCCCCcacggcttatcaccgacgaggattgTCACAAGAACTGGAGGCGGGAGCGCCGTCTCAGCCTGACCGAGATGAACGAgcaagccatggcgctgtggtgCCAACGCTTCCCGCAAGACGTCATCAACGAGCAACAGTTATTCGTCGAGAGGAGGGCGAAAAGGGAGGAGAGGAGGGTGGAgtga